Below is a genomic region from Paenibacillus rhizovicinus.
CGTTCCGGCTCCCGCCGCGAATTTCGATGAGGCAACCGTAACGCGAACGCCAGAAGGCAAGCTCGCTGCAGTATTCAGCTATATCGAAGGCGTCCGGCCGGCGATCGCAGTTGCTTCCCACATCGAAGGATTGGGGCGTGCCGCGGGCGAATTAACGCGTAAACTCGGGGAGCTGCATGCTTTATCGGCGTTCAAGCCGGTATATCAACCGTATTACGAGTTCGAGGAGACGCATGCGGCGATGCATGTGGAAGCGATTCGATGCTTAAGTTCCAAGCTGCCATTGACCTCGGAGCAAGAGGAGAAGGTCGAGTCGCTGCTGGCCGCAAGAAATCGATTAACCGCATTAATCGCACGATTCAAGGAACTGCCAAGGCAATGGATTCACGGCGACATCGTGTTCGCGAACGCGCTGGCCGCAGGGAAGTCGATCGTGGGCTTGCTGGATTTTGAATTCTGTACGGTGGATGCGCGAGCGATGGAATTGGCGGTTGTCTGCGCGGAATTCCCTTGCGAGGACGATGCCTTGTCGCTGGAGCGAATCTCGCTGCTGTGCAAAGGTTTTGGATCGCAATTCCGGCTGGAAAACGAAGAAATCGCAGCATTGCCCGATTTAATCCAGCTTCGCATGATCGATGTATGGCTTCATTTCGCGGGACGGCTGGCCGAAGGTTTGGATGGGGAAGAAGTATGGATCCGTCAGATCGAACGCATCTCGTTCGTTTGCGATTGGGTCGAGCGCAATCGCGCACAATTACATACGGCGTTTCAAGCGGCGGCGGCGGTACAGCAGTCGACAGTCTAGGCGCTGCGGGCCGAGCCCGGTGATTCATTCTTGCGAATAAAGAATGATCCGCCGGGCTTTTGTCATATAAATGCTAGGAGGGGAGCTGTCACGATGCTACCGCGCCCGCGTCCGCAGCCGCAGGCGCAGCAGGAGGGAAAGCAGAGATGAAAAGCACGGCCGAGCAGCTTGGTTACGATCCGACGGACCGCCTCTTGATCATTAACGCAGACGATTTCGGAGTTTGCCATTCGACCAACCTCGGCATTCAGATGCTGCTGGAGGAGCGTACGGTTTCCTCCGCAACGATCATGATGCCCTGCGCTTGGGCGCGGGAAGCGGCGCAGTGGAGCGCCTCTCGCGCCCACTTGGACGTCGGGGTCCATCTGACGTTTACGAGCGAATGGGACGCCATGAAATGGGGTCCCGTATTCCGCGGCGGCGCGACGATGTCGATGACGACAGCCGAGGGATATTTTCATAAAGACGCGAAATCCTTCGAAAGGCGCGCCGACGCTAGTCAAGTGAAGCAGGAAATGATCGCGCAAATCGAAATGGCGCTGACGCTGGGCATCGACGTAACGCATGCCGACAATCATATGGGCAGCTTGTACGGCCTGCAGACGGGCCGGGATTTCCTAAGCGACGTCTTCGACGTGTGCGCCAAGTATGGGCTGCCCTTCAGACTGCCGCGTTATTTGCTGCTCGAAAGCGGGATGCCGGCGCCGCCCGAGCTAGCCGGACAGGCGATGAAGCAAGCGGAGGCGGCCGCGCGGAAAGGCGTACTGGTCCTGGATTATTTGGTCGGCCTGCCGTTCCGCACGCCGCGGCCCGAGACGTATGCGCAGTTCAAGGCGCAGATGATCGGCCTTCTTCAGCGGTTGAAGCCGGGCGTGACGGAAATCATCATTCATCCGTCCCTCGTGACCGACGAACTGATCGCCTTCCACGGCGAACCGCTGCGAAGAGGGATGGAACTGGATGTTTTTCGCGATTCGGACGTTCAGGACGCGCTCCGCAAGGAAGGGATTATCCAGATCGGCTGGCGTTCGCTGAGACAGGTTCAACGCAGGAAAGGTACACCTTGACGTAACGGTGGGGAATAGAGGCGAGGCGGAAGAAATTCTGTCCCAGCCTTGTTCTCGATAAACGGACGAGCTGTACTATCACAGACAGAAGGACAAAACGCTGTATTACCGTTTACGGTGCCCTGTTATGGAAATAAACGCTATTCGCCGTCTCGTTCTAGTGATATACTGACTGTTGTGAAAATAAAAAGTATTCAGTTAATTCGGGAAGGGAGTGGAGCAAGTGGCAATACTTCCAAAGCAGAATGATCTTGGATTCTTTGAAATTCGACTGGAATCGATCGGCGGACTCGGCGCGAATCTGGCGGGGAAAATGCTTGCCGAAGCCGGCGTTGTTGGAAGCGGTTTCAATGGCGTGAGCTTCTCTTCTTACGGTTCGGAGAAAAAAGGATCGCCGGTCAAGGCGCATATCCGTTTCTGCGATTTGGAGACGAATATCCGCGATACGACGCCGGTTGAACGTCCTCACATCGTAGGCGTGTTCCACGAAAACCTGTCCAAAACGATTAACGTCATCAGCGGTATCTATGAAGACAGCGTCGTCTTGGTCAACTCCTCCAAAACGCCGGAACAGCTGAAAGACAAGATCAAGCTGTCCGCGGGAACGCTCGCCGTCGTCGATGCAACAGGGATTTCGCTCGAAGAAAACAACCGCGTCAACATGGCGATGCTCGGAGGCTTGTTCCGGCTTTGCAACTTCCTGGATTTTGAGCATATGAAAGGTATTATACGCAAATCGCTGGAGAAGAAATATCCGCAGGCGGTCGACCCGGCTTTGCGGACGTTCCAGCGCGGCTACGATGAAGTGCA
It encodes:
- a CDS encoding polysaccharide deacetylase family protein, with protein sequence MKSTAEQLGYDPTDRLLIINADDFGVCHSTNLGIQMLLEERTVSSATIMMPCAWAREAAQWSASRAHLDVGVHLTFTSEWDAMKWGPVFRGGATMSMTTAEGYFHKDAKSFERRADASQVKQEMIAQIEMALTLGIDVTHADNHMGSLYGLQTGRDFLSDVFDVCAKYGLPFRLPRYLLLESGMPAPPELAGQAMKQAEAAARKGVLVLDYLVGLPFRTPRPETYAQFKAQMIGLLQRLKPGVTEIIIHPSLVTDELIAFHGEPLRRGMELDVFRDSDVQDALRKEGIIQIGWRSLRQVQRRKGTP
- a CDS encoding 2-oxoacid:acceptor oxidoreductase family protein; amino-acid sequence: MAILPKQNDLGFFEIRLESIGGLGANLAGKMLAEAGVVGSGFNGVSFSSYGSEKKGSPVKAHIRFCDLETNIRDTTPVERPHIVGVFHENLSKTINVISGIYEDSVVLVNSSKTPEQLKDKIKLSAGTLAVVDATGISLEENNRVNMAMLGGLFRLCNFLDFEHMKGIIRKSLEKKYPQAVDPALRTFQRGYDEVQFQTFALPEGNAMPQPTRWDVPSLGYATQPIGGMIVNPGNSVLKDLSISRQGMMPHFDEEKCIHCAACDTACPDFCFVWEEQPDKKGRPQMFLQGIDYQYCKGCLKCVVACPTEALNSERETDGYGDDHRVPHKFVWSVSN
- a CDS encoding phosphotransferase, with translation MMNQTDGKYAVIVNRYAFPEPVRIEREDSGMNNTTRMIYAGDERYVLRVYENHRDEAIVSLEHAVLSELNKAGLSFRVPAPAANFDEATVTRTPEGKLAAVFSYIEGVRPAIAVASHIEGLGRAAGELTRKLGELHALSAFKPVYQPYYEFEETHAAMHVEAIRCLSSKLPLTSEQEEKVESLLAARNRLTALIARFKELPRQWIHGDIVFANALAAGKSIVGLLDFEFCTVDARAMELAVVCAEFPCEDDALSLERISLLCKGFGSQFRLENEEIAALPDLIQLRMIDVWLHFAGRLAEGLDGEEVWIRQIERISFVCDWVERNRAQLHTAFQAAAAVQQSTV